One part of the Eucalyptus grandis isolate ANBG69807.140 chromosome 10, ASM1654582v1, whole genome shotgun sequence genome encodes these proteins:
- the LOC108955722 gene encoding sister chromatid cohesion protein PDS5 homolog B-like: MKGLIAEALFKHCNEDVRVTVASCLSEILRIASPVQPYNDDQMKEIFQLIAEALSKLSQPSTRCYEKALSILETIARVKACLLMLDLECEAQILHMCQHFWVFTRSNQSADECWAVEQIMADILAERDDISSDLLIRLLDSVLKENEKVPPSSWKLGEKLILDCAAKLRPLKGALHSIGTTLDDYSSVVALLCQNECTTVNNATSGSPEHGIADLLGSKGSILPRKREPKPNSLMRPEEGYVLSWLYREGQTTEQRHKRRISMSRTDLSAMPTVSTINVETLQGEAALLPVDLRDQKTKLPTEGGNDTSKGTSRV; the protein is encoded by the exons ATGAAGGGTCTCATAGCTGAAGCTCTGTTCAAACATTGTAATGAGGATGTTAGAGTTACAGTGGCATCTTGCCTCAGTGAGATTCTGAGGATAGCATCACCGGTTCAACCATATAATGACGATCAAATGAAG GAAATTTTTCAACTGATCGCGGAGGCTCTTTCAAAGCTATCTCAACCGTCAACACGGTGTTATGAGAAGGCCCTTTCCATACTTGAAACCATTGCAAGGGTCAAGGCATGCCTGCTAATGCTTGACCTTGAATGCGAGGCACAAATTCTTCATATGTGCCAACATTTCTGGGTATTTACTAG GTCAAATCAGTCTGCTGATGAATGCTGGGCTGTGGAACAAATAATGGCCGACATCCTCGCTGAAAGGGATGATATCAGCTCAGATCTTCTGATCCGTCTCCTGGATAGTGTGCTCAAGGAGAATGAG AAAGTGCCACCTTCCAGTTGGAAATTGGGAGAAAAACTGATCTTGGATTGTGCAGCAAAGCTGAGACCACTTAAGGGAGCACTTCATTCAATAGGCACCACTTTGGATGATTATTCTTCTGTAGTGGCTTTGCTATGCCAAAATGAATGTACTACAGTGAATAATGCTACTAGTGGTTCTCCTGAACACGGCATCGCTGATCTCCTAGGCTCCAAGGGTTCAATACTTCCCAGAAAAAGGGAACCAAAACCCAATTCACTCATGAGACCTGAGGAAGGTTATGTTCTTTCTTGGCTGTACAGAGAGGGTCAAACTACTGAACAGCGCCATAAAAGAAGGATCTCCATGAGCAGAACTGATCTTTCAGCTATGCCCACAGTTTCTACAATAAATGTGGAGACTTTGCAAGGCGAGGCAGCTCTGCTCCCTGTTGATCTTAGAGATCAAAAAACGAAGCTGCCAACTGAAGGAGGAAATGACACGAGTAAAGGCACCTCAAGGGTATGA